A section of the Neorhizobium galegae bv. orientalis str. HAMBI 540 genome encodes:
- a CDS encoding NIPSNAP family protein, which produces MITCFIRYEIDPFKKDDFAEYARNWGQAIPRCGADLIGYFGPHEGSATTAYGVYNIDSLAAYETYRSRLMADPLGQENYAFSKRERFILKEDRIFLKNVSMPHGALVKP; this is translated from the coding sequence ATGATCACCTGTTTCATCCGCTACGAGATCGACCCGTTCAAGAAGGACGACTTCGCCGAATATGCCCGCAACTGGGGCCAGGCGATCCCGCGCTGCGGCGCCGACCTGATCGGTTATTTCGGCCCGCATGAGGGCTCGGCAACAACGGCCTACGGTGTCTACAACATCGACAGCCTCGCCGCCTACGAGACCTACCGGTCCCGGCTGATGGCCGATCCGCTTGGCCAGGAGAATTATGCGTTTTCCAAGCGCGAACGTTTCATCCTGAAGGAGGATCGCATCTTCCTCAAGAACGTCTCCATGCCCCACGGAGCTTTGGTAAAGCCATGA
- a CDS encoding antibiotic biosynthesis monooxygenase family protein, whose amino-acid sequence MIAVIFEVIPYMGERHKYLDLAGELRSELETIDGFISIERFESLTLRGKILSLSFWRDEEAVKAWRNLESHRAAQKAGRGGVFADYRLRIGHVVRDYGMFERDEAPRDSREVHAA is encoded by the coding sequence ATGATCGCCGTCATCTTCGAAGTCATCCCCTATATGGGCGAGCGCCACAAATATCTCGACCTTGCCGGCGAGCTACGCTCCGAACTGGAAACCATCGACGGCTTCATCTCGATCGAGCGTTTCGAAAGTCTGACCCTGCGCGGAAAAATCCTCTCCCTGTCTTTCTGGCGGGACGAGGAGGCGGTCAAGGCATGGCGCAACCTCGAAAGCCACCGAGCCGCCCAGAAAGCCGGCCGCGGCGGCGTCTTCGCCGATTACCGCCTGCGCATCGGCCATGTCGTCAGAGATTACGGCATGTTCGAGCGCGACGAGGCGCCGAGGGACAGCCGCGAGGTGCATGCGGCGTGA